The genomic interval atgctgcagctgtgccactgtaaggtctcccgtataactgctctatgccaacaggagagagttcTGTCATCGGCATAATTAAATCACCACCAATGAGCGGCAAtagctgtgtcagcaggagagcgtctcccactgacatagtgctgtccacatcaGCGCTTCTGTCAGTGAAATTTGTCGGTCAGGGGAGGTGTTTTTTTTGCACCCCGACCGATAAAAGTTTttccaacaaaagtgctagtatagacatagccttaataaCATCATACGAGGGAATCTTAGAACTTCATAtataatgttgccacacattttatcaggacaatactgaccggcaaattgagttttcaaatgataccttacaaggcatactttgtacaaagattattacaatagtgtattGGATGTGAACATAGGAGTGTATTATATCATAGTGGTACTAAGTCAAACTCTTTCTGAACAAAAACCAGTATGTTACATCTGTGCAGTTACctgtatcaaccaaacttgtcatctcatcaaagaatgaaatcaggtttgctTGACAAGACCCATTCTCCATAAACCACTTTGACTGGCCTTAATTGTGTtaacctcctttaattctttagtCATTGAATCCCagctcagcatttccattattttgtatgGGACTGATGTCTGACTAActggcctatagttacccagATCAACCCCCTTGTCCATTTtcaatattggcacaacattagcactcttccagtcttctggagttTCCCCAGTATTCTaagatttgttaaaaaataaaatcagcagGCCACAGATATCTTCAGCCAACCCTTTTAGGAATGTTGGTTGCAAGTTATCTGGGCcagatgatttaaaaatatctgtccTTAGTAGATGTAGTTTAATATCCTTTTTAGTTACTAATGTACTGGAAAGTACTTCCTCATCCTAATGTTATGTGAGTGTGTcattctgcttctttccaaacacagaacagaaacatttatttaACGCTTCTGCCTTATCTGCATcatcattaacaattttaccatctccataTAGTGACAGGCCTACGCCATTGCTTGGATACTTTTGtacctaatatactttaaaaaattctttcaTACTGTCCATATGAAGTCCCGTCAACCATGGATTTTTTCcatctttagcttcccttatatTTCTGCACATCATAACTTTTGATTCATAATGATTGTCTATTTCCCCTTTTCCCATTTGTTATATGTTGCTTTTTTATATCTAATTGCTGCCTTGATTTTGCCACTGAACCAGGATGGGTTAGCCAGTGTTGTCCTTTTGGGTTAGAAAATTGTAATGTTTAGAAATTAACGATGTTCCCTGATGCATCCTGTGACATGGGCATCAGGAGACATGGATGGGAATGGTGGGTTGGAGCTGTGCTGGGCACAGAGAAAATGACAGGGTTAGGAAGGGGTGAGGTTATGTTTCATTCCCATGGCCTACTGCTGGCTCCCTGGGAGCAGGGTTAAGGGGAGTCGagaccccacagctgccagctctGTCCCTGTACCTCCAGTAGCAAGCCTCCAGAGAAACTGAGCTGGTAGCTGCTCTCCTGACACAGCTTTAGCACCAGCTCCATGTTCACTCCTTTTCATGCTTATACTTTGGGGCCTAATAGCTTGGGAGTCCCCTTAAATGATGCCAAGTTTCCCACATAGCACATTATACAGGCATTCAACTGGCAGGTCAATTTTCATGCGACCCTGCTCTTGCAGATAGGTCATTTTGAGGGGGCTGCATCTCAGGAACCTCTGTGGAAATGCCCCCAGATTTGTTCTCTTTAGTCTATTGCTGGTCCCTACCTgacattcacattttcaagtcAATCTAACTCTgcatgtacattttaaaacaggCTGATAAACAGAGCCAGGTCATTGTTGGGTGTGTATAGATGGGAGTGCCTTATCCTGGGAACCATCTGACCTAATGACCCTGTGTTTGTGCCATAACCCCTGGTCTGAAGTGAGTTTCCGGCTGATCTGTAGAACTGAGCGCGCTAACGAACATGTGCAGTGGCTTCCTGTCTCCACTCCGGATTGTTGCATGCAGTAGCTCAGTACACCACTGGGAGAACCAGAATGGGGACATCTCTACACTACAGTAAACCACCCAGGTCTGGcctatgtcagctgactcgggatTATAGTAGCTCAGTTTAGTGCTGGGAGAACCAGAATGAAAGTCCAGTAACTTGAAATATTGGTTTACCAGACTGGTTCTTGGTGCTGGACACTAGTTTGGATCAAGAAGTCCTACAATGCTAGTTTTATGTGGCTCATGGCCATAGTTTTTTCCCCAGGTCTTTGCCAAAAGCCTCATAACCTGAAAATTTTAAAAGCAGGTTGGGAAGGGTGGAGTCCTGTATTTCCTGAACCCCTGCATCAATGGACCTCAGATTTGCACTGCAAACCCAGCCTCAGGTCTCCAATCAGACTTTTTTGTCTGCCTTGCATTGTAGAGCCCTTTGAAAATTCAGATCTAAATAGAAAACTCTGGTTGACTTAACTGTGGTGTGGGTTGGGCCCCTGTAGTCTAGAGAGCTCATTATCTCACCCAGTTTTGCAGGGAAAGGAGTTTTACATTATTGTTTGTTTTCCAGTTATTTTCTCTCACCTAGCTGGCAGAGCGGACGGGGTCGAGATGATTGGGAGCAAGGGAATGCGCAGCGACCCTTCTTGAACTTGCAGCCTCACTACACAGTCCTGGATGCCTTCACCTGGGTGAGGGACAGTCTCttctggtgtggggggagggagctgcaacCAAAACATGCCTCTATAAAGGGACTGTGGCCAAGGCACCTGTGAGGAGGGAGTTGGCGGAGCTGTAGCTGAGGGGTTGGAGGGAACTGTGATCAAGATGTCTCCTGCAGGGATGTGGGTAGTTGGAGGGAAGAAGCTGTGGCTAGATGGGATGCTGTGGAACTGTGACCCAGAAGCCCTGCAGAGGTGTGTGGGATGGACACCCTGTGGGAATGGGGTGGGCAGCTGAGTTGGATGGGGAGCAGCAGATGGAATGCTCTCTGGGAGTGAGGTGGGGAGCTGAGCCTAGGATGCCTtgtgggaatggggtggggagtcAGGGATGTCTGGGGAGCTGTGGACGGGATGCGTATGGCAGTGTGAAGGGAAGTTGCAGCTGGGATGTTGTGTAggtggggagctgtgggcaggATGCTCTGCTGTGTCTGGGCACCCAATGGAAAGGGAGAGCtgtgtgctgcagggaggggagagaggaaggggtggtTGTTTTCTCTGACTTGTCTTTTCCTTCCTTTAGGGCGCACTAGCTGTGCTTGTTCTGCAGTTGGCCAGGCAGATCCCATGGCTGAGCCCCGTgccaggggcaggaagagaggaTGGGCATCCCCATGTGGGTGGGCTCCTCTCTTCTCTGCTGCCCCATCAGCACTCAGGTCAGTTCTGCCTCCTGCAGGAGGACGGGGGCCCAGGGTGACTGTCGGTTGAGAGTCTCTGCTGTGGGAGCGCTGTGAGGGTACAGGGAGGGCTGTGCTGCCCCTGTGCAAAAGGCACCTGTCAGTCTGAAATTGGGAGCCAGCAGGGTGTGAAGTCCTGTGAGCCTGGGGGTCATGTCGCTGGGAAATACCCTATCCCTTCACACTGGCTTGGGCACCTTCTGGGTTGAGACACACAAAGCAGGTTCCTTGTGTTCCCTGCCCATGACTCTGGAGTTCTCTCTTCTTCTGCCCTTTGGCCCCATGCTCAGAGATGGGAGAGCTCTGAGCAAATGCTCAGGGGGCCCCAGGCACTGCAAACATGGAGGGGCGACCCCAGGCATGTCCCACAGGTGACATCCTGCATGGCTTTCAGGTGTTGGGGCTTGTCTTCTGTGTTTCAGTGCCAGCTGCAGGCTCATCCAGTTGCCACAGTAACCAAAAGGTGCCCTGCTTCCTGCTGGGAGGAATTCCAGACGCTGCACCAGAGAATCCATCCCCTGGCATCCCCTCAGGGCAAGGAAAGCCTCAGCTCTGCCCAGAAACAGGTACCAGCCCAGGGTGTATGGGGTAGGGTACCCAAGGCAGAGGGATTTTTTGGGAGTCTCAAGGAGCCCAGAGTGCAGGGTGTCTcctggaggtggggaaggagcctaTGGTGCAACTGAGGGTGGGTTTGATTGGCCTTGGCACCTGGGATTCTGCGTCCAGTTTGGTGTCCTTGCTTCAGAAGGGGTGTTGACTTGGAAAGGGTCCAGGAAAGAGCCTCAAGAGCAATTAGAAACCTGCCTCACAGTCAGAATTGTAGGGAGTCCCATCTttttagctcaggggttctcaaactggggatcaggacccctcaggggtcacaACATCATTACaaggggggtcgcgagctgtcaacttccaccccaaaccccgcttgcctccagcatttataatgatattaaatatattaaaaagggtgtttaatttattaggggggtcgcactcagaggcctgTTATGTGAAAGGAGTCGCCAGTAAAAACGTTTGAGACTCACTGCTTTAGCTTATCCCAGGTTAGGAGATAACTTTGATCATGAGCAGCTTGTTGTGcacaaggagattttggagagGGAGGACTCCTATGCAGCAGTCAAAAGCAGCAGGATCCACTGGCTGGGAGCGTAAAACAGACAAATCTATAGTGGAAATAGATCgcatgtttttaacagtgagggaatTGACCATTGGGAAAATTGCTCTCAGGCTGTGATGGATTTTGCATTCTCTGAGCCAGCTGTGGGAGCATGGGATCTCACCCGGCTTTATAGTGCCACTATGATTCCTAGTAATCCTGTACACAATGAAATCATCATTGCAACCTCCCCATGCCACCTTCTGCCCATTCCCAAGCGCTCCTGCTGTTCAGGAGAGGATGTATGGGTGCCAGCGGAGGGGGAAGGCATCTGCCAAGAAGGACCTGGGAAGAAGGGTGCTAGCAGCAGAACGGCCTCATCCTCACAGCCAAATCCCTCCCTCTGTGAGGGTCATGGCAAGGGGCTGTAAGGAAACAGCTGTGTTTTCCCAACAAGGCTGGGCAGTggtggggagagtgaggaagTGCTGCAGGCCCCTCTCAGTTCATTGTGGGGCTGGTGGGAGAGGAAGCGCTGCGGGCTCCTGTCAGtttgctgtgggaggggtgggccTGCAGAAGAGCTGCATCCCCTAACGGTTTGCTGTAGGGGGCAGTGAAAGTGGTGTGTGTTGGAGGGTTACCTGCCAGTGAGCCATCATTGGGTCttgctgttgtagccatgtcagtcccaggatattagagagacaagatgggtgagataatatattttactgtacccacttctgctggtgagagagacaagtttttgagccacagagctctttttcaggtctttgAAAGGaactcccagtgtcacagcaaaatggaATGTCAACAGAttatttagaaagaaagaaatctgatgaggttcaacaaggacaagtgcagagtcctgcacttaggaagaaagaatcccatgtaccgctacaggctggggaccaactggctaagcagcagttctgcagaaaaggatctggggattacagtggacgagaagctggatatgagttagcagtgtccccttgttgccaagaaggccaacagcatattgggctgtattagtaggagcattgccagcagattgagggaagtgaatattcccttctattcggcactggtgaggccacacctggagtattgcgtccagatttggtccccccactacagaagggatgtggacaaatgggagagagtccagcggaaggcaatgaaaattattagggggctgaggcacataatttacgaggagaggctgagggaactggggttatttagtccgCACAAGAAAacagtgagggggggatttgatagcagccttcaactacctgaagggggattccaaagaggatggatctagactgttctcagtggtggcagatgacagaacaagaacaagttgcagtgtgggaggtctaggctggatattaggaaacactatttcactaggaaagtggtgaagcactggaatgggttacctagggaggtggtggaatctccatccttagaggtttttaaggcccggcttgacaaagccctgactgggatgatttagttggggttggtcctactctgagcaggggattggactagatgacctcctgaggtctcttccaaccctaagattctatgattAGCATAAGTCGTTAACACACTTTGTATtaaaccattcaaggtgaagtggcccgttaacccCCCTGTACTCATAAGACAAAAAGAGGATATTAatgggttacaaattgttgtaatgagccatacaTCCAGATAACCCATCATGGCAGTTTCTCCATGTGGAGAGCTGATGTCACTAAGAAGaggaggattcatagattccaaagccagaagggaccattgtgatcatctagtctagtggtgggcaacctgcggcccagagGCCGCATGCGTCCCATCAGGgcaatccgctggcaggccgcaagacagtttgtttacattgaccatccgcaggcacggctgcccacagctcccagtggccacagttcaccgttcctggtcaatgggagctgcgggaagcggcagccagcacgtccctgcggcccgcgccacttcctgcagctcccattggccaggaacagtgaaccgcagctGCGtgcggccatgcctgtggacggtcaatgtaaacaaactgtctcacggccaaCCAGCGGATTACTCTGACGGGCCGCAGATCGCCCACTactgatctagtctaaccccctatataacacaggccagagacttccccaaaacaattccagTTGGAACTAGGGCATATGTTCCAGTTCCTGATGTCAATGAGTGTGAGGCTGTGTCTGTGAGTGCCCTGGAGCAGTGGTGCATCAAGGAGGGACGCTGGTGACATAATCCAGAATACTGCTACAGAAAGGTGTTCACTGAATGGCTAGCTACCTGTTCAGTATATATTCTCACTGCGGTCTCTGCCTTATTTGCTGCTACCATCCAAACCCCACACTGAACACAGCAGAATTCATTGCTTCCTGGCACTTGTCACTCCAGTGTTTGAGCACTTCACAGTCCAGTTTGTATTCACAATGCCTGTAAGGCGGTCAGGGGTTATTATCTCTGCTTTACAGATGAGGCACAGGAAGATTAAAGTCAAAAGTGTTCATTAATTTTGGATGCCTGATTTTTAGAGTACACAGCATTACATAGCACTTTttgtgttcaaagcacagctcctgtTGAGTTCAGTTACAGCTGGGGGTGTTCAgagcttctgcaaatcagacccaaagggctcaggttgggcacccaggaaatgaggaacacacaatgaGTGTGAAAGTTTGGTTGCAGTGATTTGCCTGGCATCCTATAGGAACTCTATTGCAGAATAGGGATAGGATTCAATTCTCCAGAGCGGGGTGGAGTGGAAGGAGGGAGGCAGAAGGGTTGTAGGATTACTGGTCTGTCTCAGGCCCATGTCTCACCCTGATCTCTCATTGCAGGGGAGCGTCCATTCCCTGAGAGCTGCAGCACCAGCCTGGGACCAGCCCACTGCAGTGCACAGGTACAGTCTCTTTGTTTCTCTGTGGATCTTTGGCTTTAGAAGGAGCTTGTCCCAAAGCACATAGTCAGTGCTCTTTCCAGTACAGCCTGACTGATGCACCATATCCCGGGAGAGTCATGGTCACAGAGCAGGAGTCATAGCTATGGCACTTCCACCCCCTTTCCACAGATTGTGTGTAGTGGCATCCTGCCCTAGGAGTCTGCACAGCACACACACTAGTGCTGTGGGAACGCGCTACCGATAGGGCCCAGTCGGGATCGGGATCAGGACCTAAACCGCACAGCAAACTATCAAGGTGCAGGTGCGCAGCCACAGGGGCCTGGACTGGAGAGGAGTGAGGTAGGGGGCGTGCAGGAATGcggcggggagaggcgcctctcccacagccccagccccagagctgccacagtggggagaggcacttctcccccacagcagcctgcacccctaaacccctcatccctagccccacctcagagcccccaaccagagctcaccccccccccccgcacccgaaCCCTCtgatccagccctgagccccctcccgcacctcaaatCCCTAATCCCcggtcccactccagagcctgcaccccaatcctttgccccagccctgagcccctcccacactgaacccctcagccccacctctgccacacatcacctccatattggtgcacataacaaaattcattccgcacatggatgtaaaaaattagagggaacattgatcaggaccccattgtacgtACATATCACACAAAGTGCACTCAAATAACATTAAAGTTGCGAACTCAAGCACAAAAAATTAGGAAATATCAGAATCAAGACTGCCTTAGTTCAAGACCTCTTCCTGTATCTGTATTATTgtactgtctttaattacatacttCTGCACTATTTTTTCCCTCCCCTGTGGCTGAGCTGGCTCTGCAGGGCCCTGAGGGATGGACCCAGCTCCCTGTTCCATGGCTgggctggctctgcagggcttgCAGGAGTGAAAAAATCCCTATATTTCTGTTTACTGAGGGTTGCTCTGACTGACAGGTGGGAAGCAAACCTGCTGGaatccatccttcctctcctgatTAGAACTGCATTGTAAATAGTAGTGTGGAGCTAATCTGAAATTAGCTGAAGTGTGCACTGCTGCCACTTGGTGGCACCAAACTGTATCCTAGATACTAGGAAACAATTACTCCAAGCCTGATTCCCTCCCACTCCTGACTAGGCAAATTAGGGGATGCTGCTAATTAGCAGGGAAATTAGGAAAAAGCCATAAAACAAGGACAATGGGGAAGGATTTATTTAGCTGACAGGCTATTTAAGTTTGAATGATGTAGAGTGCCAGGAAATGGGCTGCTCCACGTTCGCTGTAGGGAGATGCTGCCTATGCTGCTGAACCTGACCTAGGAAGGGGAGGAGCGGGTGGTATTTCTGTGTGGGAGAGTTACTGACTGCCTTTTCAAGGTTCTCCTGGATTCTACTGACCTGCTGCTGAGTAAGAGGTGGCACAGCGCTCCCCTGGCCTGAGGGGTCTGCCCCGGGCTGGAGAAGGGTCTAGATGGCACTGTGCTGGGGGAATGTCGATGCGGCTACCCCGGTCTGAGGAGCCTGTATGGGACCCAGGGAATGTTGAGCTGGAACCTCTGGCTTGCAAGGGCTGTTTGGGTGGGCTAGGGGAGCGTTGAGGTGGCTTACCTGGCCTGAGGAGCTATTTGGGGTTGGAGGTGCTTCGATGCAGCTCCCCAGCCTGAGGATGCTGAGCAGGGTGGCGTTGGGGGGCTGTTGAGACTGGTGGGGAGCTCCGTGGCCTGATGGGGCTCGTGGGGAGGTTTAGAGCACAAACGCCACTACACCCTAGTTTGGTATAATGTGGCCCTAATGTGGGGAGGTGCTCTGGCAGCCATGACAGGAGCTGTCCTGAGACTTGAGGGGGTTTGCTAACACTCCTCTAATTCCCTTCCCTCCTAGGGGCTGTCATTTTCCACTCTGCAGGGGAAGCCAGCACAGCAGGAACGCCTGGAGGAAGCAGCTACCCAGCTGCAGGAGGTGTTCCGGGTCAGCGTTTCCACTGCGCTCAATATCCGTGGTAACGTGGACCGGGCTTCATTGTGTCCTATACTGCAGATATCAGGAATAGAGACAGGGACACCAACACACCCTCTCCTTTTTGGAGGACCTCAAATATGTTGGGAAGCCTCTTGCTATTGTAGTCTATGGAATCTGCAGCACTAGTAATGGTTCCCAGGTGTTCTTTGTGTGAGTTGGCTGTTGTCACGGTCCCATTACCTGTCCAGAGGGTGGAGTTCCTGCAACCATTGTCAGGCTTTTCAGATTCTTCTGTGCCACCTCTTACTGGCATTCACCCTGCTTTGCAATGAACTCTGGGAAATGAAATGACAGGAAACCTGGAGCATTGGAGAGGCTGGTGATGAGGCCAGAGAACCCCTCCCTCAACATAGGGTCGGGTCATTGGTCCCTGCCACCTCCTAAACTCCATGGcttgaggtggggcagggccaagAGTTGGCAAACTTGGCAGGATGCAGTGAGGCCAGCTGCCATGGGTGGGGCACGATGAGTTCCATGATCCTGTCCTGCCTGCTGCCTTTATGCTGCTTTGCTGAACATGCACTGTTCCCTCCCCAGGGATTGAGAGTGTGAGTGATGGCCACTACAGGGCAGCCTATTCCTGCTTCAAGCTGGCAGCAGATCGGGGCTACAGCAAAGCCCAGTTCAACGTGGGCCTGTGTTATGAGCATGGCAGAGGCACGGAGAAAGACCTGGCAAAGGTACCTGGTggcatgcagagagagagacacacatagAAACCTACCAGGAGGCTGGGGGAGCGCTATTAGCCCTGTTTCACAGCAGCATGAGTAGGAGCAGTGATGGGGAAGGAGTGCCTGTGAGACACTTCACTCCAAAGTCCCTTGCCGCAGGGAGCAAGGCGCTGTTCCCATCTATACCCTTATGTGCATTGGTGAATGCCTGTCAGTGCAGGGGCACCCCGCAACccttgggtgtgtgtgggggcccTCAGAAGTCCTGGGTAGGAAGTAGAGCCCTGTGcgggactatttttttaatcccactgtTCAGATCCACAGTACCCACTATCACATTGTTTCTTGAATTTTTATTCCgctcctgctattatggcagtGGATCCTGTGGGACCCGCGGGATTCCAGTCCCACTGCAGGACTCTAAAATTGTCCCAGCAATGGCTGGATGTGCTGCTCTCAGCACACTCCCTACATCCCCATGCAATGGGATGGGGACCGCCCAACCAGCCCAAATCACCCATACAGTGGGGTCAGAGTCCTCATGCCCTCCTATGAGGGGATGAGCAGCCCCTGTGTCTTCCCTTCCCCACGCAAAGGGATTAGaaacccccatccctccatgcAAATGGCTGAAGAGCCACTGCATTATCATGCTAAGGGGATGGAAGGCCTCCATGCCCTGCCATCTTCAGACATAGATAGTTTGGCAATGGGGGCtctcctttacttctgcactgctgctggcagcagcactgccttcagagctgggggccaGAGTGCAGCCACTGCTGGCTGGGGTGTTTATGTTTGTGGTGATGGAggactgttttttttaatcctgctcccatcccGCCCCGCAGTACCCACTCCCACCTGCTCCCGCATTGTTCCTTGAATTTTTATCCCACTCCAGCTATTATGGCAGCGGGTCCTGTAGGACCCGCAGGATTCCAGTCCCGTTGCTGGGCTCTAGCGGGAGGTATTGTAGACATAAATGCAAACTATTAATTATTCCAGCCAGGAAACTCCTAGGAGGGAAGGTTAGGGCTGCAGAGTCAAACACCTTCCCATCAGGAGATGCTAAAGCTAAGGCTGCACGTGTGCCAGTGTAGGCTTTAATTGCATGGGTGCCTAGGGAAGACTGCCCCTCATGGGAGGAGACTTGGCTCCTTTGCAGCCCTGTCCTTTTCAAATATACCTTCCCAGGCCCTGTTCCATACACTTATATATGCAGCATTAGTAGTGGCTGGGAGAGTACTGGGGAATCCTGTTACCATACGGTACATATGTAAAACACCACCACATGTGCAGGAGCCATGTCCTGCCTGGACCACCTCCCAGCAGCTTTGTGTGGTGCACTGAGATGCACATCTTGAACCTAGGGAGTATTGTTTGTAGGAGTGCCCCTGCTGTGGCTATTTTGTGCCACTCAGCTGGTGCAAAGGAACTGCAAAACCAGCTTAGTTGGGCATTGTGCCAGTCCCAAGGCATAGAAGAATCTGGTGTAGCTGGCCCTATGCCACCCGCTATGGAATAGGGGTTGTGGCTAGGAAAAGAGGGAATGGGTGCAGTCCCCAGCTGCCAATCATCCCACTTCCCTACTTTCACTCTCCTATGTGAGCAGTTGCTGCAGCTAGCACAGGGCTGTAATGTGATGGCATTTGGATGGTAGGATGGGTATGATTGTGTATGGGGCAGTGGTGCAGGCATGTGCTGTGTGTGCTTGGGGTTGGGTTGTTCCTGAGGGATGGTGCACACTTGGGGGGAGAGAGGCTGCATGTCTCCCATAGTCAGTTCTCTCCCTGATGATCATACCCGAGAAGCAGGATCTCACCCGAATAGTCTTATGtttcatagaagcatagaatatcagggttggaagggacctcaggaggtcatctagtccaactccctgctcaaagcaggaccaatccccaactaaatctggTGCATGTCTGGGATCTGCAGGGCACTGAGTATGAAGGAGGCTGCACAGTTAGGGAGGGTATTTCTGCTAATGGCTGCCTGGGGGAGTATGCATAGCTTGTGATGAGAACCGGCAAGGGGGTTTGGATGCAGATGCATGCTATGGTGTCCTTGCCAGGCTGGGTAAGTATTGGAGAGTGGCAGCCTCCTCACAAAGATGCCTGGGACAACGCGGCCTGGCATGCATACCTCCGGGCGCTCATGATGGTGTTTCTCTGTTTCCAGGCAGCTCTCTATTACCATCGTGCAGCCAGCAATGGGCACCCCACGGCCCAGTACCGCTATGCCAGGTTCCTCTTACGCCATGGGCTCAACGCTGAAGGGGCTGACATGCAGAAGGCTGTGACTCTGCtggagcaggcagcagcagcagggctagtGGAGGTGAGTGTCTGTAGCACATGAGTTATTGCTAAGGCTGAGTGTTTGAGTAGCATGGAGCCACCAGGGAACCCCCTCTGCACAGCACTGGGTCCTCTGTAGGGCAGTGTCCATGGGGTTGCGGGAAACCCTGCCTGTGTCCTTGCTCCCCCCCTCCAATATACGGGGCATGCCAGAGTCAGCTAGCTGCAGTGACGCATTAGCATCACCTCCTAAGCAAGGTTTGTTCCTGCCCTTGTATTTTTAGGCGTGTAGAAGCCTTGGGGTTTGGCACTATGCTAGGTTGTTTTGGCTCCTGTGTGTCAAAGTTGTGGTGAGCTTTCCCCACTCCAGTGTGCAGCTCTTTGTTCAGGTAAGTCCAAGCCCCCTGCTTCCACTATGGTGCTAGGCCTGTGGTGGACATGCACACTCAGTGCCTTTTCTGTCAGCATTGATTCCCCTTGGATTAGGCCTTTACTAAGCTCAAACAAGGAGAGAGACCGGAGGAGCCAGCTGTCGATAGGCCCTCAAAGAGGGCTCCTCCCCAATGCCGAGCATCCAGGAGTCGGTGTCAAGGTCTTGGTCCTGCACTGTGGATTCTCACACCAGCAGCCTTTTATATTCCATGCCCAGAAGACGCTTGCCAATAGGGACACATCCCCCTTTCAGCTGCCAAGCAGAGACCCACGACAGCGATCTGCACAAAGGCAACCAGAAGGCAAA from Malaclemys terrapin pileata isolate rMalTer1 chromosome 8, rMalTer1.hap1, whole genome shotgun sequence carries:
- the DELE1 gene encoding death ligand signal enhancer isoform X3, yielding MGTSLHYSKPPSYFLSPSWQSGRGRDDWEQGNAQRPFLNLQPHYTVLDAFTWGALAVLVLQLARQIPWLSPVPGAGREDGHPHVGGLLSSLLPHQHSVPAAGSSSCHSNQKVPCFLLGGIPDAAPENPSPGIPSGQGKPQLCPETGERPFPESCSTSLGPAHCSAQGLSFSTLQGKPAQQERLEEAATQLQEVFRVSVSTALNIRGIESVSDGHYRAAYSCFKLAADRGYSKAQFNVGLCYEHGRGTEKDLAKAALYYHRAASNGHPTAQYRYARFLLRHGLNAEGADMQKAVTLLEQAAAAGLVEAQAYLGVLYMKGLQSAKQRALKYLWLAAKNGDSHSRYLVGVCYEKGLGVQQNFAEAMEHYQHSAAAGNRHAQERVQVVEQEMAAAESSHPAPSGMRAFSSSPCLWVLEQLAEQRQASPMGCRALPLPYSWSTGSLAGADVS
- the DELE1 gene encoding death ligand signal enhancer isoform X1, producing the protein MWRLPGLLSRALHRLHALNASSSIHGIPTLPSNEELWNATSALSAGQTPSEQSYFLSPSWQSGRGRDDWEQGNAQRPFLNLQPHYTVLDAFTWGALAVLVLQLARQIPWLSPVPGAGREDGHPHVGGLLSSLLPHQHSVPAAGSSSCHSNQKVPCFLLGGIPDAAPENPSPGIPSGQGKPQLCPETGERPFPESCSTSLGPAHCSAQGLSFSTLQGKPAQQERLEEAATQLQEVFRVSVSTALNIRGIESVSDGHYRAAYSCFKLAADRGYSKAQFNVGLCYEHGRGTEKDLAKAALYYHRAASNGHPTAQYRYARFLLRHGLNAEGADMQKAVTLLEQAAAAGLVEAQAYLGVLYMKGLQSAKQRALKYLWLAAKNGDSHSRYLVGVCYEKGLGVQQNFAEAMEHYQHSAAAGNRHAQERVQVVEQEMAAAESSHPAPSGMRAFSSSPCLWVLEQLAEQRQASPMGCRALPLPYSWSTGSLAGADVS
- the DELE1 gene encoding death ligand signal enhancer isoform X2; this encodes MWRLPGLLSRALHRLHALNASSSIHGIPTLPSNEELWNATSALSAGQTPSEQSWQSGRGRDDWEQGNAQRPFLNLQPHYTVLDAFTWGALAVLVLQLARQIPWLSPVPGAGREDGHPHVGGLLSSLLPHQHSVPAAGSSSCHSNQKVPCFLLGGIPDAAPENPSPGIPSGQGKPQLCPETGERPFPESCSTSLGPAHCSAQGLSFSTLQGKPAQQERLEEAATQLQEVFRVSVSTALNIRGIESVSDGHYRAAYSCFKLAADRGYSKAQFNVGLCYEHGRGTEKDLAKAALYYHRAASNGHPTAQYRYARFLLRHGLNAEGADMQKAVTLLEQAAAAGLVEAQAYLGVLYMKGLQSAKQRALKYLWLAAKNGDSHSRYLVGVCYEKGLGVQQNFAEAMEHYQHSAAAGNRHAQERVQVVEQEMAAAESSHPAPSGMRAFSSSPCLWVLEQLAEQRQASPMGCRALPLPYSWSTGSLAGADVS